A window of Maioricimonas rarisocia genomic DNA:
CATCGTCTGAGCTACCTCGCCCTGATCGGCTCGATTGCCCCGATGATCGGCCTGATGGGAACGGTCTACGGCATGATCGATTCGTTCTCCGAGATCGCCACCTCGCCGGTGCAGCCCAAGCCGAAAGACCTGGCCGATGGTATCGCAACCGCTCTGTTTACGACCCTCGAGGGGCTGACCGTGGCGATTCCCGCACTGATTGCCTACAGCCTGCTCCGCAACCGTGTTTCGCGGTTCGTGCTCGAGGTCGGCATGGTCAGCGAAGGGCTGATGAGCCGATTCTCGACGGTCGGCAAGCAGAAATCGGGGGGCGCCGCGGTGGCGACCGCTCCGGCCAAGCCGGCTGACGAGTAGCAGCCCGCAGGAAACGTCGGGGCGTCGCGCACGCGGGTCCCGACTGAAGGCAGGTAACTGACCCTCGATCGGCTGCACGAAACGCAGGCGGAATCGAGGTGGCTCCGGACCAGTTCCGGGGGATATCAGGGAGTCGAGCGATGCGGATCAAGCGCGCCGGGTCGTCGGTGGTCGAAGCCGACATGACGCCGATGATCGACATGACGTTCCAGTTGATCGCGTTCTTCATGATCGTGACCAACTTCGAACAGACGCAGGCGGACGAACGGGTCAAACTACCCGCCGACCAGCTCGCCCGGCCGCCTCTCGTGCCGCGTGAAGACGAACTCGTGCTCAATATCGGCTTCATCCGGAATGCCCAGGGCGAGAAGGTCGATCCCGACCCCTTCGTATTCCTCGGCGACGAGAATGTCCGCGTGCTCGATTACGGGCCGTACCTGAAGCAGGAGCGGCAGGTGGCCGAGCTCAAGCACGGCGACGGGGCCCACAAGAACATGACGGTCGTCATCCGTGCTGATTCCGAGGTCCCCACAGGCCTCGTGCAGGAGTTAATCAAGCTCGCCCAGGAGGCGGGCTTCGAGAAGTTTGCCTTCAAGGCAAAGTCGGACGAAGAGCCCGGCTGACGTCACTTCGAGTTGCGTGGTGAATCAGGGTTTTTGACGGTCGAGCGCAGAGTGAGGTGACGAGCATGAAGATCCGTCGTGGGTCCGGGGAAGAGTCCGGCAAAGTCGATATTCAGATGGCGCCGATGATTGACGTCGTCTTTCAGCTGCTGATCTTCTTCATGCTGACGCTGAAGATCGTGGCACCGGAAGGTGACTTCAACATCAACATGCCGATTGGGTCCGCGGCCGCCGCCAGCGACGAGCCCCCGCCGCTGGACATCAAGGTCCGCCTGCTGGCCAACCCGGACGGAACGCTCGGCCAGGTGGTCTTCGGCAACCGTCCGCTCGGCAACGATGTGCCGGCCTGCTTCGACCGCCTGAATCTCGAGATCGTCGGCCTGGTCGGCTCGGGTGGCGGATTTGCCGACGACATGTCGGTGGAGATCGACGCCGACTACAACCTGCACTACGCCTACACGATCAAGGCGATTTCCGCCTGTACCGGCCGGATCGATCCGGTCACGCAGCAGCCGGTTCGCTACATCGAGAAGATCAAGCTGGCTCCGCCGCGCCGTCCCGGCGAAGAGTGACCGCTGCCGGGCTCTTGCGTGCCCTGCCCTCGCGCAGCTACCCGCGGGGGTGACACTTCGTGTGGACGGCCTTGAGCCGGCTGTGCTCGACCTGCGTGTAGATCTGGGTTGTGCGGATGCTGGCGTGTCCAAGCATTTCCTGCAGGGCCCGGATGTCTGCTCCGCCGGCCAGCATGTGCGTCGCGAAACTGTGCCTGAGCGTGTGCGGGCTCACCTGCCTGCTGCAACCGATGCGGGCGGCGTACTTCTTCACCAGGTGCCAGATCATCACGCGTGAGAGGGGGCGGCCGGTGCGGGTGACGAAGACGGCGTCGGTGTCGCGATGCCCCACGAGGCCGGGACGCTCGCGGTTCAGGTAGGTTTCCAGCGCCAGCACTGCAACCGGGTTGAGCGAGACGATCCGCTCCTTGTTTCCCTTCCCCAGGCAACGGCAGTACGACTCGTCCAGACGCACGTCCTGCAGGCGCAGACCGGTCAGCTCCGAAGCCCGGCAGCCGGTGGCATACAGCACCGTCAGCAGGGCCCGGTCCCGCAGCGGATAGCTGTCGTGGGGCCCCGGTGCGGCGAGCAGCCGGTCGACCATCTCCGGACTCATCACCGTCGGCAGGTACTGCCACAGCTTGGGAGACGAGAGAAGCTCGGCCGTGCTCTCGGCAACGACTCCTTCGAGCACGAGGTAGCGGAAGAACATCTTGATGCCGACGAGCCGACGGGCAATCGTCGTGGCCGCCAGTCCGCGGCTGTGCAGTTCGTCCAGAAATGCCGAGAGAAGCTGCAGATCGATCTGGCTGAGTGACCGGACCTTCCGGCCCTCCAGCCATGTCAGGAATTGTGCCAGATCGTTGCTGTAGGCGTTGATCGTGTTGGCGGCCATCCCGCATTCGGCGCGGAGGTAGTCCAGGAACGGCCCGCGATGGGTGGCGGGGTTCAGCGGCGAATCCGGGGCCGCCGTACTGCTGGCCGGTGGACGTTTGCGCGGTGGCATAAATGCCTCGTGAACCTGCCCGGTGCCGCGGGATCTGGGGATGTGCCGGTCGCTCGACAGGCACCCGTCCCTTGCAGCAAGGGACCAGTAAGGTCATCGACGCTGCGGAGGCTCGCTGTTGATGCTGGCATGGGACGGCGCACGAAAAACGGCCCGCCAGGGTTGTCCCCGACGGGCCGTGTGGATGTGGCGGTCGCGCGACTGCGGTTCAGTTTTCGGACAGGGCGGCTGCGTCCGAATCTG
This region includes:
- a CDS encoding ExbD/TolR family protein, translated to MRIKRAGSSVVEADMTPMIDMTFQLIAFFMIVTNFEQTQADERVKLPADQLARPPLVPREDELVLNIGFIRNAQGEKVDPDPFVFLGDENVRVLDYGPYLKQERQVAELKHGDGAHKNMTVVIRADSEVPTGLVQELIKLAQEAGFEKFAFKAKSDEEPG
- a CDS encoding ExbD/TolR family protein, with the protein product MKIRRGSGEESGKVDIQMAPMIDVVFQLLIFFMLTLKIVAPEGDFNINMPIGSAAAASDEPPPLDIKVRLLANPDGTLGQVVFGNRPLGNDVPACFDRLNLEIVGLVGSGGGFADDMSVEIDADYNLHYAYTIKAISACTGRIDPVTQQPVRYIEKIKLAPPRRPGEE
- the xerD gene encoding site-specific tyrosine recombinase XerD, which gives rise to MPPRKRPPASSTAAPDSPLNPATHRGPFLDYLRAECGMAANTINAYSNDLAQFLTWLEGRKVRSLSQIDLQLLSAFLDELHSRGLAATTIARRLVGIKMFFRYLVLEGVVAESTAELLSSPKLWQYLPTVMSPEMVDRLLAAPGPHDSYPLRDRALLTVLYATGCRASELTGLRLQDVRLDESYCRCLGKGNKERIVSLNPVAVLALETYLNRERPGLVGHRDTDAVFVTRTGRPLSRVMIWHLVKKYAARIGCSRQVSPHTLRHSFATHMLAGGADIRALQEMLGHASIRTTQIYTQVEHSRLKAVHTKCHPRG